In one window of Eubalaena glacialis isolate mEubGla1 chromosome 13, mEubGla1.1.hap2.+ XY, whole genome shotgun sequence DNA:
- the LOC133104539 gene encoding NADH dehydrogenase [ubiquinone] 1 alpha subcomplex subunit 1-like produces the protein MWFEILPGVAVVAACLFILGMATAHIHRFTNGGKEKRVAHYSYQWNLVERDRRISGVDRYYVPKGLENID, from the coding sequence ATGTGGTTCGAGATTCTCCCCGGGGTTGCTGTCGTGGCCGCATGCTTGTTCATCCTGGGAATGGCCACTGCACACATCCACAGGTTCACTAACGGGGGCAAGGAAAAAAGGGTTGCCCATTATTCATATCAGTGGAACTTGGTGGAAAGAGATAGGCGCATCTCTGGAGTTGATCGTTACTATGTGCCAAAGGGTTTGGAGAACATTGATTAA